In the genome of Coregonus clupeaformis isolate EN_2021a chromosome 11, ASM2061545v1, whole genome shotgun sequence, one region contains:
- the si:ch73-62b13.1 gene encoding carbohydrate sulfotransferase 1-like yields MRVGCRSGGGGRMECSWKTVLLLVCASLGVQYTAIRTLRDSLSGPCHGGVYHCQSRQPKDSRWRALCDDSMLPMEMSSTATRRHILLFTTTRSGSSFTGQLFNQHPGIFYVFEPLYHVQQAFTNSSSRLRRALDRRALLGAYRDLLLNLYNCDLRFLENYIRPEPQDHITGSFFRRSSSRALCSPPVCPEGREGASGGQPDETWCPKKCGALNLTLASMACLSQGHVAIKTVRVPEVGDLRTLTEDPRLDLRIVHLVRDPRAILASRMMAFSEQFRAWKIWNATGRKPRYVDLSQITSTCRDMVESAETGLQRPVWLRGRYLLVRYEDLALNPVEKAREIYKFVGVEMDENVRSWIAQNTNNSVPSTSEWNYKFSTTRDSKATAESWRLRLGFDIVRTLQTLCNDTLSLLGYKVVHSVADLRNMSNSLVEPRTFQTLL; encoded by the exons ATG CGTGTAGGATGTAGGAGCGGAGGAGGAGGCAGGATGGAGTGCTCCTGGAAGACAGTGCTGTTGCTGGTGTGTGCCTCTCTGGGGGTCCAGTACACAGCCATCCGCACCCTGAGGGACTCCCTTTCTGGACCCTGCCACGGTGGCGTCTACCACTGCCAGAGTCGACAGCCCAAAG ACTCCAGGTGGAGAGCTCTGTGTGACGACAGCATGTTGCCCATGGAGATGTCATCCACGGCCACCCGGCGCCACATCCTCCTGTTCACCACAACGCGcagcggctcctccttcactggCCAGCTCTTCAACCAGCACCCTGGCATCTTCTATGTGTTCGAGCCCCTTTATCACGTTCAACAGGCCTTCACCAACTCCAGCAGCAGGCTGCGTCGGGCCCTGGACCGCCGGGCCCTGCTGGGGGCCTACCGGGACCTCCTCCTCAACCTCTACAACTGCGACCTGCGCTTCCTGGAGAACTACATCCGCCCCGAGCCCCAGGACCACATCACTGGGTCCTTCTTCCGCCGGAGCTCCAGCCGAGCACTCTGCTCCCCCCCTGTGTGCCCCGAGGGCAGGGAGGGGGCctctgggggtcagcctgatgagaCCTGGTGCCCCAAGAAGTGCGGTGCGCTGAACCTCACCCTTGCCTCCATGGCATGTCTGTCGCAGGGTCACGTGGCCATCAAGACAGTTCGTGTTCCGGAGGTGGGGGACCTGCGCACCCTGACCGAGGACCCACGGCTTGACCTGAGGATCGTCCACTTGGTGCGCGACCCCAGAGCCATCCTGGCCTCACGGATGATGGCCTTCTCTGAGCAGTTCCGCGCCTGGAAGATCTGGAACGCTACAGGCAGGAAGCCGCGCTACGTGGACCTATCGCAGATCACCAGCACCTGTAGGGACATGGTGGAGTCGGCAGAGACGGGGCTGCAGAGGCCGGTGTGGCTGCGTGGACGCTACCTCCTAGTCCGCTACGAGGACCTGGCCCTCAACCCAGTGGAGAAGGCCCGGGAGATATACAAGTTTGTGGGAGTAGAGATGGACGAGAACGTGCGCTCGTGGATCGCACAGAACACCAACAACAGCGTGCCTTCTACGTCTGAGTGGAACTATAAGTTCTCCACCACCAGAGACTCCAAAGCCACAGCGGAGAGCTGGAGGCTAAGACTAGGGTTTGATATAGTAAGGACTTTGCAGACTCTCTGCAATGATACACTCTCTCTTCTAGGCTACAAGGTGGTCCACTCTGTGGCTGATCTCAGAAACATGTCCAATAGTTTGGTGGAGCCCAGGACCTTTCAGACTCTCCTATAA